One genomic window of Ziziphus jujuba cultivar Dongzao chromosome 4, ASM3175591v1 includes the following:
- the LOC107403924 gene encoding autophagy-related protein 8C-like: MAKSSFKMEHPLERRQAEAVRIRDKYPDRIPVIVERAEKSDIPEIDKKKYLVPADLTVGQFVYVVRKRIKLGAEKAIFVFVKNILPPSAAMMSAIYEENKDEDGFLYMTYSGENTFGTF; encoded by the exons ATGGCTAAGAGTTCGTTTAAGATGGAACACCCTCTCG AAAGGAGGCAAGCGGAAGCTGTTCGCATTAGAGACAAGTATCCTGACAGAATACCA GTAATTGTTGAAAGGGCGGAAAAGAGTGATATTCCTGAAATTGATAAGAAAAA ATATCTGGTGCCTGCTGATCTGACTGTTGGCCAGTTTGTGTATGTGGTCCGGAAGAGGATCAAGCTCGGTGCTGAAAaagctatttttgtttttgtcaagAATATTTTGCCTCCTTCTG CTGCTATGATGTCTGCAATCTATGAAGAGAACAAAGATGAAGACGGTTTCCTTTACATGACTTACAGTGGCGAGAACACGTTTGGAACGTTCTGA